The window TTCGTCGTCTGGGCGCTGTGCACGGGTATGCACAGAGAGGCCGAAGACGGCCGGGTGACGTGACCCGGGGATGCCCGATCAACCGGAGATCCTCCCCACGACCGGAGGCCCTCCCCATCGCCGGAGAGTCTCCCCACGCCAAGAGCCCCCGCCCCGCGAAGAAACCGCGGGGCGGGGGCTCTGAGGTGTGCGCTTACTTCTTCTTGCCCTGGTTCTTGACGGCCTCGATCGCGGCCGCGGCCGCGTCCGGGTCCAGGTACGTGCCGCCCGGGTTCACCGGCTTGAAGTCGGCGTCCAGTTCGTAGGCGAGGGGGATGCCCGTCGGGATGTTGAGGCCCGCGATGTCGGCGTCCGAGATTCCGTCGAGGTGCTTGACCAGGGCGCGGAGGCTGTTGCCGTGGGCCGCGACCAGGACCGTGCGGCCCGCCAGGAGGTCCGGGACGATGCCGTCGTACCAGTACGGGAGCATGCGGACGACGACGTCCTTCAGGCACTCCGTGCGGGGGCGGAGCTCCGGGGGGATCGTCGCGTAGCGCGGGTCGTCCGACTGGGAGAACTCCGTGCCGTCCTCAAGGGCCGGCGGCGGCGTGTCGTACGAGCGGCGCCACAGCATGAACTGCTCCTCGCCGAACTCCGCGAGGGTCTGCGCCTTGTCCTTGCCCTGCAGCGCACCGTAGTGGCGCTCGTTCAGGCGCCAGGAGCGGTGGACCGGGATCCAGTGGCGGTCCGCCGACTCCAGCGACAGCTGGGCGGTGCGGATCGCGCGCTTCTGGAGCGAGGTGTGGACCACGTCGGGGAGAAGGCCGGCGTCCTTCAGGAGCTCGCCGCCGCGGACTGCCTCCTTCTCGCCCTTCTCGTTGAGGTTGACGTCCACCCATCCGGTGAACAGGTTCTTCGCGTTCCATTCGCTCTCGCCGTGGCGGAGGAGGATCAGCTTGTACGGTGCGTCGGCCATGGCCCCGAGCGTAATCGAACCCACAGATCGCCCGCTCCCCCGCCCGGAACCCGGACAGCGCGAGGGCCGG is drawn from Streptomyces liliifuscus and contains these coding sequences:
- a CDS encoding phosphoglyceromutase — its product is MADAPYKLILLRHGESEWNAKNLFTGWVDVNLNEKGEKEAVRGGELLKDAGLLPDVVHTSLQKRAIRTAQLSLESADRHWIPVHRSWRLNERHYGALQGKDKAQTLAEFGEEQFMLWRRSYDTPPPALEDGTEFSQSDDPRYATIPPELRPRTECLKDVVVRMLPYWYDGIVPDLLAGRTVLVAAHGNSLRALVKHLDGISDADIAGLNIPTGIPLAYELDADFKPVNPGGTYLDPDAAAAAIEAVKNQGKKK